A single Vibrio sp. YMD68 DNA region contains:
- a CDS encoding ABC transporter ATP-binding protein, with amino-acid sequence MSLLDVKDLRVEFTTQDGIVTAVNDLNFSLEQGETLGIVGESGSGKSQTVFAIMGLLAKNGIISGSAKFEGNEILNLPEKALNKVRAEQIAMIFQDPMTSLNPYMKVSDQLMEVLMLHKGMGKAEAFEESVRMLEAVKIPEARKRITMYPHEFSGGMRQRVMIAMALLCRPKLLIADEPTTALDVTVQAQIMDLLNELKDEFNTAIIMITHDLGVVAGSCDKVLVMYAGRTMEYGSVDEIFYEPSHPYAEGLLKAIPRLDTEGEILPTIPGNPPNLLRLPPGCPYQDRCHRVMDRCMSEAPILQPFGDGRQRACFSDWETWTK; translated from the coding sequence GAGCTTATTAGATGTCAAAGATCTGCGCGTAGAATTCACTACCCAAGATGGTATTGTCACCGCAGTGAACGACCTGAATTTCTCACTAGAACAAGGTGAAACCCTCGGCATTGTAGGGGAATCTGGTTCAGGTAAATCTCAAACCGTATTCGCAATTATGGGCCTATTGGCCAAGAACGGCATCATCTCTGGTAGTGCGAAGTTCGAAGGCAATGAAATTCTCAACCTGCCAGAAAAAGCATTGAACAAAGTTCGTGCAGAGCAGATTGCGATGATTTTCCAAGACCCGATGACGTCGCTTAACCCTTACATGAAAGTCAGCGATCAGCTGATGGAAGTGCTCATGCTTCATAAAGGCATGGGAAAAGCAGAGGCGTTCGAAGAATCCGTACGCATGCTTGAAGCCGTAAAGATACCTGAAGCGCGTAAACGTATTACTATGTACCCTCATGAGTTCTCTGGTGGTATGCGTCAGCGTGTGATGATCGCAATGGCACTATTGTGTCGCCCGAAACTACTGATCGCTGATGAGCCAACCACGGCTCTTGATGTGACTGTTCAAGCTCAAATCATGGATTTGCTGAATGAACTGAAAGATGAGTTTAATACCGCAATCATCATGATTACTCATGACTTGGGCGTTGTAGCTGGCTCTTGTGACAAAGTGCTGGTGATGTATGCGGGCCGTACCATGGAGTACGGTAGTGTTGATGAAATCTTCTATGAACCAAGCCACCCATACGCAGAGGGGCTACTAAAAGCCATTCCTCGCCTCGATACCGAAGGTGAAATTCTACCAACGATTCCAGGTAATCCACCTAACTTACTTCGTCTGCCACCGGGCTGCCCTTATCAGGACCGTTGTCACCGTGTGATGGACAGATGTATGAGTGAAGCGCCGATCCTTCAGCCATTTGGTGATGGACGCCAGCGTGCGTGTTTTTCTGACTGGGAGACTTGGACAAAATGA